The Rickettsia felis URRWXCal2 genome contains the following window.
CGGCTTTATCGGAAATATCATATTTCATCGCAAAATTTTCATCAGGTAACACTGAGCCTTTTTTAGAAGGTAAATCTCTAATATGACCGAATGATGCAATGACCTTAAACTCATCACCTAAATATTTATTTATCGTTTTTGCCTTTGCGGGCGATTCTACTATTACTAATTTCATCGATGGTTATTTTTCATTATAAAAATAAATATTCTATTATTATTTGCCCCACTCTTTACTATGTCATTCCCGCAAAAGCGAGAATCCAGCGTAAAGCGAGATTTTCAAAAAATCTTTTTGATCAAGATTTTATTCAAATAAAGCTTTTAAAAAGCTTTAAAGTATTGGATTCCCGCCTACGCGGGAATGACATAGAGCATTAGGCGTAAACTAATGATATTTTATTGCCGGCGTGACGTATTGCTTTGCCGGCGAGTTCTAATTCTAATATTACCGTATATATAATAGGAAGCGATAACTCCGTTTCTTTTTGTAAAAATTCAAAATCTATAGGTACTGACGATAATAATTCCAATATAGCAGTACGCTCCTTTTGTGACGGTTCTTTAACATATCTAGTATTTACTGTTCCTAGCTCAACAAAATCCTTAAATAATCCATTATCTTTTTTCATAAATTCTTCATATTGCGGTAAATTAGCTACAATATCGTCCACTGATTCCACTAAATATGCTCCCTCTCTAATCAATTTATTTGTACCTTGACATCTTGGATCTAAAGGAAAGCCGGGAACGGCAAATATTTCCCTATTTTGTTCAAGTGCAAATTTTGCAGTTATTAATGAACCGGATTTTAAGCTTGCTTCTACTATCACTACTCCTAAGGCTAGCCCCGATATTATCCTATTACGCTGTGGAAAATGTTTTCCAAGCGGGGTAGAGCCGATAGGTAACTCAGCTAATATTAAACCTTCTTCTGCTAAATTTTCAAATAGTTTTTTATTTTCCGGTGGATATATATGATCAATACCGCCTGCAATAACTCCGATAGTTTGAGAAATTGCAGCTTGATGTACGCTGCTATCTATCCCCCTTGCTAATCCTGAAATAGTTATATATCCTTCTTTTACTAAATCATTTGCAATTTTATGAGCAAAACTTCTTCCGTTTGCAGAAGCGTTTCTTGCACCTACTATTGCAACGCATTTATTATGATTTAATAACTCTATATTACCTTTATAGCTTAATATTGGCGGTGGATCATAAATTTCAAGTAATAATTTTGAATATTCCGGAGATTTATATGTGATAATCTTAGCATTGTCTTTTTCGAGAAGCTCTAACTCTTTTTCAGCATCGCTTTTACTGAAAATTTTAATTGGTTTTGACTTTCCGCCTCGCAATGAAAAATCCGGAGCGTTATCTATGGCAGTTGCTGCATCACCAAATAATTTAATTAAACTAAAGAAAGTTTTAGGACCGATATTTTCACTCCTAATAAGACGTAAAATATTAATTGTTTCAATATCATAAGATATTTTAGGAGCAGAAAATAATTCTTTTAGCATTATTTAGGGTTATTTGATATGGGTTTTGGTTTAATTGTTAACGTCATTGCGAGGAAATTTACAATAGTAAATTGTACGTACGCAATCTTGGGAAGGATTCCTGAGATTGCCACGCTCACTAACGTTCGCTCGCAATGACGAAAAAACCGATCCACGCGGATGACATAATACTACAGCTTCTCGGCATGTGAGCTTAAATAATGTGCTATACCTTCATGTGATGGGGTAATTGCTTCCTCACCTTTATGCCAGCCGGCAGGACAAACTTCGTCGTGCTTTTGATGATGAGTTAAAGCATCAATTACTTTTAATGTATAATTAATATCACGACCGATAGGTAAGTCGTTAACTAGCATGTGACGTACTATGAAATCCTTATCAATTAAAAAAGTTCCACGCAAAGCAACACCGTCTTCATTAAGTACGTTATATTTTGAAGAAATATCCTTTTTTATATCGGAAACCATTGGAAATTGTACTTGTCCAAGTCCGCCTTTATTATGCGGAGTATTTTTCCAAGCTAAATGGCTAAAATGAGAATCAACGCTAACAGCTACTACTTTAGTACGTCTTTCGGTAAATTCACCAAGCTTATTGTGAAATGCTATAATTTCCGATGGACAAACAAAAGTAAAATCTAGGGGATAAAAAAATAACACTATATTATCGCCTGCAGCATAATCGCTAAGTTTAAACTTTTCGTCTATATTATTATTAGGCATAATAGCTTTAGCTGTAAAATCCGGAGCAGTTTTGCCGACAAATACTGACATATTCATAACCTTTTATTAATTAATAATTAGATATGATATATAAAACTAATTATTATTACAATAATAAATCTTTATAAATTGCTACTTATCTATTTTCTTTTCTGAAGAAGCTTTTAATTGGTTAAATATAGTTAACGCTCCGGTTACAAAACTACTAGGTTCTGAAAGATTTGTAGGTAAAATTACGGTGTTGGTATCTTTAGCCAAATTACCGAATGCACTAATATACTGCTCGGCTATTTTAAGAGCTACTGCATCGCTTCCTCCTGTTTTTTGTA
Protein-coding sequences here:
- the dprA gene encoding Putatie DNA processing protein DprA, which gives rise to MLKELFSAPKISYDIETINILRLIRSENIGPKTFFSLIKLFGDAATAIDNAPDFSLRGGKSKPIKIFSKSDAEKELELLEKDNAKIITYKSPEYSKLLLEIYDPPPILSYKGNIELLNHNKCVAIVGARNASANGRSFAHKIANDLVKEGYITISGLARGIDSSVHQAAISQTIGVIAGGIDHIYPPENKKLFENLAEEGLILAELPIGSTPLGKHFPQRNRIISGLALGVVIVEASLKSGSLITAKFALEQNREIFAVPGFPLDPRCQGTNKLIREGAYLVESVDDIVANLPQYEEFMKKDNGLFKDFVELGTVNTRYVKEPSQKERTAILELLSSVPIDFEFLQKETELSLPIIYTVILELELAGKAIRHAGNKISLVYA
- the tdpX1 gene encoding Thioredoxin peroxidase 1, whose amino-acid sequence is MNMSVFVGKTAPDFTAKAIMPNNNIDEKFKLSDYAAGDNIVLFFYPLDFTFVCPSEIIAFHNKLGEFTERRTKVVAVSVDSHFSHLAWKNTPHNKGGLGQVQFPMVSDIKKDISSKYNVLNEDGVALRGTFLIDKDFIVRHMLVNDLPIGRDINYTLKVIDALTHHQKHDEVCPAGWHKGEEAITPSHEGIAHYLSSHAEKL